A single window of Nasonia vitripennis strain AsymCx chromosome 4, Nvit_psr_1.1, whole genome shotgun sequence DNA harbors:
- the LOC100678298 gene encoding uncharacterized protein LOC100678298 isoform X1: protein MEFVEARITILKLNIKKIKCRKMDKNDDKSENVCINLDFSTSPSPSKQEKIKEFWKFLDSQDVLKAFKQPAAADEEKPPESRSSPPPPENNASSSKAISTKPKENLERNKVQRKKRYDDQCKLEKYFREDLRYADTLEPSYAELNAEIEEYQRRLLQCGCKTKNCDCKKK from the exons ATGGAATTCGTTGAAGCTCGCATAACCATCCTAAAGTTGAA TATAAAGAAGATAAAGTGCCGAAAGATGGACAAAAACGACGATAAATCTGAAAACGTTTGCATCAATTTGGATTTCTCGACATCTCCAAGTCCGAGCAAGCAGGAAAAGATAAAAGagttttggaaatttttggACAGCCAAGATGTGCTGAAAGCGTTTAAACAGCCAGCAG CCGCCGACGAGGAAAAGCCTCCCGAGTCGCGCAGCTCCCCTCCGCCTCCTGAAAATAACGCATCGAGCTCGAAAGCAATATCGACGAAACCTAAGGAAAACTTGGAAAGGAACAAAGTGCAGAGGAAGAAGCGCTACGACGATCAGTGCAAGTTGGAAAAGTACTTCAG ggAAGACTTGAGATACGCCGACACCTTAGAGCCCAGCTACGCCGAGCTCAACGCCGAGATCGAGGAGTACCAGAGGCGACTGCTCCAATGCGGCTGCAAAACCAAAAACTGCGACTGTAAGAAGAAATGA
- the LOC100678298 gene encoding uncharacterized protein LOC100678298 isoform X2, producing MEFVEARITILKLNIKKIKCRKMDKNDDKSENVCINLDFSTSPSPSKQEKIKEFWKFLDSQDVLKAFKQPAAADEEKPPESRSSPPPPENNASSSKAISTKPKENLERNKVQRKKRYDDQCKLEKYFREDLRYADTLEPSYAELNAEIEEYQRRLLQCGCKTKNCD from the exons ATGGAATTCGTTGAAGCTCGCATAACCATCCTAAAGTTGAA TATAAAGAAGATAAAGTGCCGAAAGATGGACAAAAACGACGATAAATCTGAAAACGTTTGCATCAATTTGGATTTCTCGACATCTCCAAGTCCGAGCAAGCAGGAAAAGATAAAAGagttttggaaatttttggACAGCCAAGATGTGCTGAAAGCGTTTAAACAGCCAGCAG CCGCCGACGAGGAAAAGCCTCCCGAGTCGCGCAGCTCCCCTCCGCCTCCTGAAAATAACGCATCGAGCTCGAAAGCAATATCGACGAAACCTAAGGAAAACTTGGAAAGGAACAAAGTGCAGAGGAAGAAGCGCTACGACGATCAGTGCAAGTTGGAAAAGTACTTCAG ggAAGACTTGAGATACGCCGACACCTTAGAGCCCAGCTACGCCGAGCTCAACGCCGAGATCGAGGAGTACCAGAGGCGACTGCTCCAATGCGGCTGCAAAACCAAAAACTGCGACT aa
- the LOC100678298 gene encoding uncharacterized protein LOC100678298 isoform X3: MDKNDDKSENVCINLDFSTSPSPSKQEKIKEFWKFLDSQDVLKAFKQPAAADEEKPPESRSSPPPPENNASSSKAISTKPKENLERNKVQRKKRYDDQCKLEKYFREDLRYADTLEPSYAELNAEIEEYQRRLLQCGCKTKNCDCKKK; the protein is encoded by the exons ATGGACAAAAACGACGATAAATCTGAAAACGTTTGCATCAATTTGGATTTCTCGACATCTCCAAGTCCGAGCAAGCAGGAAAAGATAAAAGagttttggaaatttttggACAGCCAAGATGTGCTGAAAGCGTTTAAACAGCCAGCAG CCGCCGACGAGGAAAAGCCTCCCGAGTCGCGCAGCTCCCCTCCGCCTCCTGAAAATAACGCATCGAGCTCGAAAGCAATATCGACGAAACCTAAGGAAAACTTGGAAAGGAACAAAGTGCAGAGGAAGAAGCGCTACGACGATCAGTGCAAGTTGGAAAAGTACTTCAG ggAAGACTTGAGATACGCCGACACCTTAGAGCCCAGCTACGCCGAGCTCAACGCCGAGATCGAGGAGTACCAGAGGCGACTGCTCCAATGCGGCTGCAAAACCAAAAACTGCGACTGTAAGAAGAAATGA